AAATTTTAGagactcttcacaattaaaataaatctcaaaAATCAATGAatacttatatattatttattaacaaaattctcTCCGCGGCGGTAAAAATCATACATACAACCTCTTTGGatacaaatttatttcataccAACTACACCAATATTTATTAATAGAGCATGATCAATTGTAGCCAAAACTACAAATGCAAATGATCTACTTTTACTTTTTGAGATATAAGTTTATTAACCTTACTTCAGGACATAATTAATTGTACCCAAAACTGCAAAGGTAGAGATGATCTGCTTTGAAAGGACCAAAATGCCATCGAATATAATTCCTTATTTCAATTCAGCTGTATCTGTCAAATGAAATATCTGAAAATAATATATCCGTCAAgtttcataattattatttaaatgtaattcATGGATACCACAACAAGTTTTAcaatgaataaaattgatttacttAATGAAGCTTGGGAAAATACTGATAAAGaatatcacaaaattaaaataaataagaattaagttttaaaagttaaatgcCAATGTTTAAAATGATACctacaaataataattatacagTTGactataataatcaattatatgataaaaaaattaataatgaattatgaaATCACACCGCCTAGCTTTAATAAGGAGGACCGGGTAGCAGCCACCTAATTAGACCCCGCTTGTCACCGCGTTTTACATTGGGaaacattttgtaaattaaattttaaaaaatatactttaaagtattttaaaatgttatccTTTCCGATTATATTTTTACGATCACAAAACTTAAATCCAAAAGTGAAAATTTTCAGTTTCGCTCAAACTAACTTATTCAGCTGTTGTCATGTGTCAACAACAggataattttacatttttttaaattttttaacattttattttattttactctctttatctctttttttcttcttttttccctcttttttgTCACATAAAAATCCGTGCACGAGACTGACTcttggtaatttttttataaccaaattccaaactataaaaaattaggATTAGGAAGAAAAACAAGACACTAATATTGTGACACGCCTATATTAACGGGACTTAATGTCTTACGTGAAAGACTTAATTAATGTGAAAAGTGTAGAGGAAATGAAGATGCAAATGCAGAAGGGGATCGAAGGGGGAGAAAATGGTTGTTTGCTGTGTGTCCATGGTGCGTATTCAAAGTTCAAAACTTTGACGATGAGAGTTTTCGTCACGGTTTCTATATGTTCGagactaacttttttttttcgagACTAACTTGGTTATCTGAAATCACATAAACATGTAtacctattaattaattaattacatgaaaAGGTAGGGATAAGCTTAATTGGTGCCCATTCACCGCGGATATCTCCTTATGCAGCAagctaaatatattatatatatgatatcttACACAAACCCCCTTGGATTTGAAAGTTtgtaaaacatgaaaaatagtAGAAATTTCTACGTGTACTACCATCAATCACTTAGAAAGTTCCATGCATTAATTGAATAATGAAGGCAGGTTCCCCTATTGTGGGTGTAAATAGATACTAGCAACCAGCAAAAGACAAGACAAATGTGGTAAGTGAAGAGtagacacaattttttttattggtaaatattatttgttaataaatttaaatatctttttaatttttataatttagtatttttttattttttaaattgttttttataattcttacaaattatatttattttttatgtttttaaaatattttagataatattttaaacaataaaataaatatttaaatatattttttgtctctcaaatttaatatttttttattttagtttttatagaaTGTATTTGTTTTAAGCACTTTAgataatgtttttataataaaatatttttaacattgaaaaatgttatttaaaatgatttaagaatgaaaaataaaataaatatatttataatgactaaaatattttttttcaaaaacgaatatgaaaaaaatttaaattacattaatgatgaaaaagatgtgtaagcaaaaaaaaaatgagaaaaatattaacaattacAGAAATTATATTTGAAGATCGAAGAAGAAGTTCCACGAAAAAATCTCACTCTTCTTTTAATAAGATCTTCCTAATATTTACCCAATAATGAGAGTATATTACTAATCTTTATGTATACTAATTAAACCTAAAAGGAGGCAAAACCAACTGTGGGAATTAACAGGCTATTTGTGAATTACCGATCCTTTCATATATTCACAAGGAGCTTGCACATAACATATAAAAGTTTCAgatttattagattttattataaatttacatgGAAATGGGATATTACTACGTACTAGCtctaaaaattgtaaattataaaGGCTTATATGAAACgaacaaattaatataaagaaattaacaaataatgaCTATAACAATCTCAGCTACTCTAAAAGTTCTTCATACACAGTTCCCACTTCCACATGATCACCtgcaacaaaatcaaaacaatgaATAAGGAATACAAAAACCGTgacaataaatgaaaaaaaaaaaaaaaggtgagaacGAATGAAATAGTTGTATTTCCTAGCTGGCTGATTTTGCAAACTAGTGTCTAGTGGCGAACAGAAAAATGTTATGATTCACGTATTATTAGTaacatataacttttaaaagagaaaaacaattatagaataatagtataaattttttatcctgTGATTAAATCACAATTCTATGTAGggtaagtttattaatttttattataattatattaatgaagAGTTATGGTTgaacaacaatttaaaaatattttacatcattaatacataactattaaacttaactttaaatgtgtaaaaaagaaaaaaaatacaaaaaaattatagaaatttaattgacaaaaaGTGTGAGTGGAAGAAAGTGGTGTTGAGGGGttgtttctaatttattttaccttGTTTGAATCTTTTTCCCCTTGCATGCAGTTGTTGGCATTTCATTTATTCTTATTGCTATAGGCAAGGCCGGATTGAGGAGTCTGTTTCTTGTTTCCATTTTTAGAGTTGGAACCATTGTTGTTTGCAGACTGCTGAGACTGCCTCGTCTCGCCCAAACTCTTCGAGATGTCTTTCGGGTTGGAACCATTGTTGTTTGCAGACTGCTGAGACTGCCTCGTCTCGCCCAAACTCTTCGAGATGTCTTTCGGGTTGGAACTCATTCTGATAAATTAAAGCAATGCAAATATATCTTCTCAGTGAAATACTATTGATttgtactatatatataattgtttcgATGTCTTGGAATGAAAACTATGGCAATATTGTTCTCTATTTATAACGCATCATGCAGAGACGTGGCTAGTAATTACATTTCGCCGAGTTACATTAGAAATGTTGCTGACATTACCTAGCATTTTAATTGGATTTACATTGCTTTTTACGTTATTTGGACTgaacaaaagaaggaaaaataaagaaaagtaaagtACTATTGAACTTATATGTAGCTTGTGGCACAAGAAGAAATCTGCGGTGAAATATTGGCACCAAGACCTATTCCAACCTTGCCATGTAATTGATATAGGCATGCATTCCCCTTGTTTAAGTGCCTTCATAACGaagttagtctttttttttacaaccaaCCAAGTTAGTCTTTGATACGTAGAAACCGTGATGAAAACTCTCATTGTCAAATATTTGAACATTGAACATTACGCGCCACGGAGATAGCaaaatagtgaaaatatcaATTGTAGCCATTAATTGGTATATACGTGGGGTGTGGCCTTGTAAGCCCTCTATGTAtttgcattttcttttcttgataTTTTTACTATTCACGTTAACTCTTTTCCACGCAGAGGAGAAGCCTATGTCAATGCAGAACGAacataaaatgagattttataaagAATAATGTTATCtatacaataaaatatacaacaatgagaaaaagataaaaaggccAAAGTAATGGATGATGCAACGGacatgaaataaaagaaaaaatatcattgtaTGAAATAAATTGTTGTATGAATGAATTTTggtaagttaaattaaaaataaaaacatttaaaattataaaaattacataattaattttgaattttaaattttaaattttaaagaagaaaaatgaaaaatgatcaACATGCACaattctttttatattaatttaaaaaaattaaaaatatgaacttgttattatactaatttttcgtaacaaattaatttattttttatattgatcaGTTCCTCATCCATCTCATGAGTCATGAGGCGgaaatgtttatattatttgaGTATGCCAcgcaatattataaattaaaatgaaatatcaaAGAAAAGATCCGTCTTTGAATTAAAATCGAGTTAAAATGTTAAGAAGCATGGCCCAATTCTGGCACACGCGGTCGGCGGGTCATCCCTGCGCAGATGCCTTCCCTCTTCCGTGTAATTTATACcgaaattattgtgaaaattacACTGAAACTTGTGCATTAAATTTCACTAGTTTGTTTAtagcataaaataaatcattatttctgtataattataattaattaatactgatatttaaattattttaaatgtgatatcagattatttttaaattgaaatggatagacaataaaaaaattatatataaatatataaagattaaaaaatgttaatttgagataaagatattttttttagttagtcgTGAAGAAAAGAATTAGGccaaaatttagaataaattttgagaaaataaaactttcatcgaagtgaaataaaagaaacatttttataaaaatgattgtAGAATCCAAAATCATGAATTAGTAATTGTATCTGATCTTTAAAAAATTCCAATTGTTTCAAAAGACATTCTTTTAGAATGAAATATCTACAAAATCTCCCTGAATAGAACactatgaaaaattatttctcaAAGAGGAGAGAGGGGTTgagaatatttaatatttaattgagaGAGTGCAGAcaagagaaaatgaattttattctaagTTTGTAGGATTATAGTAACAACAACGAAgattaaacttaattatattatcCAAACTCCCTCACTACTAAATCAATCAGGTGGATTTCTTACTCTATAAATTAAGAATcctaatttataatattgaagtatatgtaatttaaaagattgcattattttaatttaagaaaacgctatttttttattgagtgtGATAATAATGGCATCATGCTGTATTAGTTGTGAtaaaactattaataaaaaacaataattttatctattttttttcaatggtTTAAAGCGGCATTATGGTTTtatcaacaaacaaaaatagacATTATGAAGAGTAAAATTGTGATTCTTAGAAACTTTTTTGTCCAACTAGTAGTAACTTTACTAGTTGGTTTATTGTATAAATGGTTGCAATAGTTATTGCCACAACAACACTGTGATATCATAGTTTAACAACACTTAAAAGAATGGTGTGATgattaagatattttaaaatttgataattattattttttagatatttaattttattctgttaatcttttaaaaatttaatattacatgaggtttaatatatttttaagtaagtattttaatttaacaattaaaattaatcatttttattcttaGTAATAAAGACAttctcatttattaaaaaaaaagaataagagatTTTCATAATATATGTCCCGATGTGTGTGTATCATTGTGAAAAACATTATATAAGCGCAAGATTCAATTGCAAAGCTGGCTATTTCAATATGAATTAACTGAGTTGATTGATTGATGCATGGTTTGTTCAATCTAATAAGAGACTCAGACAAGTTAGATAACTGATTCTCGATTCAACCATTTAAGTCAACTGATtcaagttgatttttaaaactatacattagaataaaaaagattacaCTAGTCTTAcataagttattattttaaaatattgattaaataacaaaaaatacttttattttctctttttcctagtttaattttatagtgAAATCAAATCAATCTCAAATCTaacctttatatatttttaataaaacatttttttccaatgccaactaatcaaaaataactctaaatgtaattttttaaattaaattgtgattttgatttttcagaTTTAACACAAATCGAAGATTTTCATTCCCTTTATTTTTAATGGTAAAATTAAGTCCCTCTAGTTTTACTAATTTGCAATTTTTTACTTGCAATTGTTGACCATTACTATCCAAACGTTGACCCTACTCATTTGAGTGGGTCTTGCATTGGTTAGAAGCCTTCCCCGCGCCTGGTCGCCGTCGACTGCGTCATCATGCTCTTGCTCGTTCTCGGCATCGGTGATGAACCACCACCGCTATAACaaagacaaagaagaagaagaaaatgaaaacaaggttAGGGTTCGACGGAGGTTGAGGCGGCGCTAATAGAGAGGATGAGAATCATCCTTAACCCTTGCAGATCTCGGGTTCTTTTGTGTTTCTTGGTGATATCCTCTTATGACAACATCCCCGCCTCCGTCGACGTGTCGCTGCCACCGGCATCGCGATTATCTTCGCGCCGTTGGTGACAACGTTGGAGGTGTTAAAGAAGCTCTGCGTGTGAGCCGCAATGAACATGAAATGTGTAAAGTGACCCACTGGTGCAATGGATCCATATGCTCGCCACCGTCGATGCCACCGGTGGTCCTTTTCTACGACTTCGAGACACTCTCCAACCTCACGGCTGCAACCTTCTTCCTCTGCTTCCTCACCTCCCTTGAGGCCCCTCTTCATCACTGATGAATCAGagcaaaaattgtaattttaagatCTTCAGCCACGGACTGCGTGAACTCAAGGTTGTATATGCAAATGGGTTGAATGGTTTCAACTTGTTATTGTGCTGCAACAATGGAGACGTGGGTTGTGGGTAGTAACGGTGAGATAAGAGTTGCAACGTCGGAGAGAATCTCTGCAACATTATCTCTAGTTTTTAACTATTTAAGACTTAACTTAATTAACATTCTAATCACAATTATTCACTAATAACAAACACATAAGTGTACCTCCTCATAAATGACGTGATCAACATTTGAAGATTAACGATAGCAAATAACTGAAATACCAAAATCACAAATTAGTAAAATTAGATGTCCCAATTTTACCATTAAAAATTAAGGGAtgaaaattactaatttatccaactaaaaaatcaaaaattataatttggtctttttcataaacaaaattttattaattaaaaaaatacttatattttttataagaaaaatgtaacttttatgataactattataaaaatcacTAATCTTATTATAAGTATATTCTTAATATTcgtcaataaaaataaacattctaattaaattcccAAGTTAATCTTGTTTCACTTGACTGGGGAAAAAAGCAGCGAACCACTCAAGAAAACAATTACGCGCGGTAGACATATCCCAAACGACTCGGATGAATCCATTTTTCGTTGGGACAAAATTACCCTCAATCGATTCAGAAAATTACAGTCATGCCACTTTGTTCACCACTCTTCGTTCTTTCTCCTTGTTAGAGTTGGTTTCTGCAACCTCCCATGCAATCGCTCACCCTCTCCGTCACCTGAATCTGTTTTCTATTCCCTCGTCGGTGAGCTCTTTCTCTtcgtcacttttttttttcctttaattttcacTTTCTTGGGATTTCCTCCCAGGTACCAATGCGATCTCGTACATTGTTACAGTTACGCTTCCTAGATTCTTCGGTTGTCAgggttttctatttttatctaattGCATTGAACCAATTTGATGAAATTCAAtgatacaattaattaattaattgctaCTACTAATGGTGAAATCTGTTAACtctttaaatatttgtaattttgtattgaATCAGTTAATTTTTCACTATACGTATTTTAGGATCGAAAAGTTTAACTTAATCACACTTTTCTGGTCGTGGTGGTAGCGTAACAAGGATGAATGGCATTGGGAAACTCAAATCGTCGAGTTCTGAATTGGACCTTCACATTGAAGATTACCTGCCTTCTGGATCCAGTGTTCAACAAGAACGGCATGGCAAGCTCCGCCTGTATGTCTATCCTCCATTTCCATTTCCATGTCTTGCTTAGATGCTGAAAATTAGGGGGCAGTGAAAATggagtagttttttttaatttacattatCTAATTGAGGAATGGAGATTAAGGGCATGTTTGATTACTCTTTTCAAAAAGAGTTTTCAGTTTTCTTAGTTGTCATTTTAAATGTTTCCCCTTCTCTCCTGACAATGCAGTTTTCAGATTTACCACTTCTATATTTCAGGTGTGATTTGCTAGACATTTCTCCTAGTCTATCTGAGGCAGCACGTGCCATTGTAGATGTGAGCTTTTGACCTTGCCTTTATTTGTAGTTTTTCTGCTTTGTGGTATCACTATGTCAATTACTATCTTTTAGAAAATCACTGATGATGAAATTGTTGTTGAGAGAATTCAAGGTCAAACATGATGGATAAATTCATCCTTTTCTAAAACTAAATCTTGACCTGCCGCAATAGACTGTCTTTTGATGTTGTTAAAATTGAGATTCTACTTGAGATCAGGAAGGGGATGGAAGGTCGTAAATTGCAGGATCATAACAAGGATGGAAAGATCCTgctgaaaatgtaaaattatactTTAAACACATTCATATGCATAGAAAATAACCTagataacaaaaataacattcaaatcacaacatttaactaaaattgaaaattcataACATACAACTCATAAtaagtcacaaaataattttttataacataactGAAAGTACTAAAACACAAAAATTGGAAGAGAGAACTGTCCACTACCAACAGCCTCATTACTGTTGCCACTTGCCACCAGCCCCACTAGCACTAGCATttgaagacattttttttttgtacaaacACTGAAGGCAGAATACAGAGAGAACAGAGAAATTGAGTCCAGAATGTAGAATACAGGACACAGATGATGGTCAATGAAGGCAGAAGTTAGAATGCAGAAACAGAAGGCAGAGGCCATGGAGAACAGAAAGTGAGGGAGCAGGATAGATTAGAGAGTACAAATACGCAGAGAGTGATGTTCAAGTGAGGGAATGAAATGAGGTTTTGTTTTTCAGCCCAGATCACAAAACCAGACCCATGAACCCAGCTGCATCAAACAAATTTGGAACATCAAAACCCACAGATCCCACGAACGTGTGGGTATGATTGGCAATTTCACACCAATCCCAAAATTTCCAATCCCAAGAGCAATCCAGCACAGAGaggaactgaactgtcttatctcttatgtttatatttctttgcTATTCCCATATTCTGTCCAAGCCTGAAGCCATCAGGCatgatcttttttttaaatatctttcAAATTTGCTCACTAACTCTGAATTTTATGTTGGATAGGATACATTCACAAGGTGCTTCAAGTCAAATCCTCCAGAACCTTGGAACTGGAATGTTTATTTGTTTCCTTTGTGGTGCTGTGGAGTGGTGGTTCGATATTTGATCTTGTTCCCTATTAGGTTAGCTTATTCCTTTTCTATACATACTTACATGTTATGCATGTTGTGATAGCACTTCTGAAATCATTCAATCatagaaaaaaagttattaggATATTATTTGaactttagttttaattaaactaaatttccCTTTCCTCGTGTTtgtaatcattaaaaaatagaacCAATTTGATTTAGAAACCGATCCCCATGTTTGGAActcattaaaaatgaattaaattcattttatcttgataatttttctcttttacctTCAAATAATATGATTTCTCTCTCAAAAGTATAATGAGAACAATGTtgtcaatttaaataattaaaacttaaatcaaATCCAACCAAATTTGAGCAGATTTCTGCATGTACTCAACTAAAATCACAAAGATTTCAAAATCAAAGCAACTCcttttgaaaatcaaatgaattttcaaattttgtgatTTCAGACGTAATGTTTGTGTTTGGCGTATTAGTCTCTCTTTTATGCTTCTCATGTTAATGTCATACTTTACTATAATCTTTTCCTGGCCATCTGATGTGTCCTATTTGACTCTGCAGGATTCTAGTGTTGACATTAGGATGGATTATATTTCTTTCAGCCTTCATTCCAGTGCACTCCCTCCTGAAAGGAAATGATGATTTGAGGAAAAAGATTGAAGTATCAATTCAGATTATCCTTGCTATTTTCCgccagttaaatttttttaacatagatTTCTGTTGTATGCAATTTTACTATCTgttataacattattttaagaCTTCTTTGAACTTTCAACCAAGTccataaaaagtaaaagagaggCTTCAAGTTTCTGATTTAGCTTATCTTAAAACACAAAATGAACTTCTGGTAATGTGCTAATGATATTTCCAACGCTAAGGCATATAATGTCCAAATATTTGGTATTGTTTGTGTTATACATATTGTTTGTATTCTGTTTCCTTATTATTATCACTACGAAGGAGTTTTGAGACTTGGTGTGAATTGATCTACTGCTGTTAATCCACTTTTATTTTAGTGTTTTAGTAAGCCTTCActtcatttgttttaattttaaacacctATTATCTGATGTCAATTTACGTTGCCTCATCTATCATGAAAAGCATTGCTTTTGTCATATGCTTTATCCTTTTAACTTCTGTTAATTTTACTATCATATTTGAAGGATTTTCGCTAGGAACCtgatttttaaaatctaattacTGGTCAGCCTAGTGGCCctataggaaaaagaaaaattgttggaTGATTACGTGTAAAACTTTAATGGGAAGACAACTGGAAGAATCAGAAcatgttgaaaaataaaaatataagtagaTAAAATCTGTTATTTTTATCATCTTTGATGAATGCAACAAATTTTGGCCAATTCGCTAGAggacataatttattttgccctttatttcttaaatatctATTTACTTAATTGACGGATGATGAGTGCATGGCATGAGATGTATACAACTTCTAATTTACTCTTTCTATTTTCCTTCCCTTTGATGAATAGAAACTTGAATATACTGACTTGCATCAAACCAAGGTACTCTAAATTGCTCAATTCTCGTTTCTTTCAGAGGTGTTTGGTGGAGATGATGTGCAGTTTCTTTGTTGCATCATGGACTGGGGTTGTCAAGTACCATGGGCCAAGACCTAGTATCCGACCAAAACAGGTTTGTCTGATGTATATTGATGCTTCCATGTTCTTATTCACATATCCATCAAAATGTGAATGCTATTTATTAATAATCTGCATTTTCCTTTATTGAACAGGTTTTTGTGGCCAATCATACTTCCATGATTGATTTCATTATCTTAGAACAGATGACTGCATTTGCTGTTATTATGCAGAAGCATCCTGGATGGGTTGGTAAGTTTATAGTGCTATGTGTGGCTTTAAATACACAAGAAGCCTTGTCTTTATCATCAATacagtttttttattatctttatttgCTTGTGTCATACCATCTCTGGGTGAATTAgtttttaagaatattatggTGCTAACACAATTGCACTCTTCTTCCGATATTTACACAACAAACTCTTATCAAAATGAAAGCTTGTTTTCAAGTCAGAGTGTGAATATTGtgcaaaatatacaacaataaaaaaaacttaggaTTAATGCCTTTTGTTATTAGGCACTTCATCCTTTACCATTGAGCAgtttaaatggtcatttagatgAAGGGTGTACATGATGAACTGATTGAACTGCTATTAGAATATAgcagaaagaagagaaagattgACAGAACAGAGAGATGAGAGATTCCTTATTCACTAAGTGAAGTAGTTACAGAAAACACAATGCCcagctatttttattttgagaaacCTGGCCCCTTCCAAACTGATGCCTACAATATTCCTGATCCTTACTGTCCAGTCTCCACTCTTATAGTTTGTATAACCTGATAACTAGCTCTTACTAACTGCCTTCTAGTTATTTACACAACAAACTATATAACAATCATCAAGTTAGTTACATGGGATACCTTCCTTACTCCTTCTCTTATTTCTCTTCTCATAGACCTTAGTATTGGAGAAACAATAGAACGCCTAGCCATAAGTGGCACATTGTCCTCAAGGTGGAATTGAGGAAAGGTGAGGTCAATCTCCAAGGTTTCTTGTTAGCATACCCTTTTCATTTGCTCTTGTGCTCAAAGCAAACTCTTGCACAATTCTGTCAGCTAGGTGTCTTGTTGCTGAGCAAGTTGATTAACTTCCTTAATTTTGGAAGCTATTGTGGTTCCTTTCAATAATAAAGGAGGGTCTTGCCCATACAAGGCTCAGAAAGGAGACAT
This genomic interval from Glycine max cultivar Williams 82 chromosome 5, Glycine_max_v4.0, whole genome shotgun sequence contains the following:
- the LOC100795690 gene encoding glycerol-3-phosphate acyltransferase 9 isoform X1, which codes for MNGIGKLKSSSSELDLHIEDYLPSGSSVQQERHGKLRLCDLLDISPSLSEAARAIVDDTFTRCFKSNPPEPWNWNVYLFPLWCCGVVVRYLILFPIRILVLTLGWIIFLSAFIPVHSLLKGNDDLRKKIERCLVEMMCSFFVASWTGVVKYHGPRPSIRPKQVFVANHTSMIDFIILEQMTAFAVIMQKHPGWVGLLQSTILESVGCIWFNRTEAKDREVVARKLRDHVLGANNNPLLIFPEGTCVNNHYSVMFKKGAFELGCTICPVAIKYNKIFVDAFWNSRKQSFTTHLLQLMTSWAVVCDVWYLEPQNLKPGETPIEFAERVRDIISHRAGLKKVPWDGYLKYSRPSPKHREGKQQIFAESVLRRFEEK
- the LOC100795690 gene encoding glycerol-3-phosphate acyltransferase 9 isoform X2, with amino-acid sequence MNGIGKLKSSSSELDLHIEDYLPSGSSVQQERHGKLRLCDLLDISPSLSEAARAIVDDTFTRCFKSNPPEPWNWNVYLFPLWCCGVVVRYLILFPIRILVLTLGWIIFLSAFIPVHSLLKGNDDLRKKIERCLVEMMCSFFVASWTGVVKYHGPRPSIRPKQVFVANHTSMIDFIILEQMTAFAVIMQKHPGWVGLLQSTILESVGCIWFNRTEAKDREVVARKLRDHVLGANNNPLLIFPEGTCVNNHYSVMFKKGAFELGCTICPVAIKYNKIFVDAFWNSRKQSFTTHLLQLMTSWAVVCDVWYLEPQNLKPGETPIEFAERVRDIISHRAGLKKVPWDGYLKYSRPSPKHREGKFMSSYQ